A window of Nicotiana sylvestris chromosome 8, ASM39365v2, whole genome shotgun sequence genomic DNA:
GGATGGACCCTTGAACCTTGGACCTACTGCAGGACCGCAGATAATCCTCAAGATAGAAAACCTGATCCTGATCTCACATCCTTGACATGTCGTCTTGATCTTTCAAATAGGCCTTAATGGCGGGAGGTGGATTCTCCTGATTTCGCCATACACAGATAGTGTCCGTGTTTTATAGATCGGAGTGATAGGAAACGATGTTTAATCATCGTCTAGAGGACATCATTTCCATGATGTCAACCgtctaagagcattaaatgccatgtccCAGGGAACCATGTAGGGAAGCCGTCAAATGCGGTAATCGAGAAGCCCATGAACTGTCGTAGGTTCGTCTCTTCTGCTTCACTTACGGTTGCTATAAATATTCCGACTGCTAGATACTCCCCCTCCTCATCCTTTTCTCATGCTTTTAACCTAGAATTTTGCAGTTTGACACCTTtacatttttccttctctttacgAAAAAAGTTTTACCATCTACTATGGCCAGGAGTTCTAGGACGGTCCCTCGATGGGGTGATACTGCGTCGTCGTCTCGATCGCCTGAGGGGGAAAATAAATTAGTTCCCACTTTAGAGCAATTGACCCCTCCCGATACTGATATGTCGGATGATTTTGACATAGAAATTCTCTCTTCCACATCGGGTCAATATGAGCATGTTTCCTTATACGTCAACGTCGTGACCGATGTCCACGAAGTGAAGAAGGACTATTGATGGGGTAAGGCAGTGGAGGTAGAAATTCCTGACAATAGTGACAACATTACTGACTTTAAGGATGGCTTTCTCTATTTGTACACTTTCCTATTCACCTTGGGTCCTAGTAAATTGGCCAGATCCCCTCCTTTAGAAATTGACCCGGTTATTCTTGATTTCTACGCTCAATATCGGGTGACCTCGGTCAGATCTACCCGTCCTTTTGGTGGATTGTGTTGATGCTCAGACATTTTACAGAATGGGTCACAGGTGAGGTTTTTACCCGCATCCATTTAATCAGGTTGTACCGTCTGCGGCTATATTGAGGCTTAATCAAGCTTCGACATCGGTCCAACAAATCTTTCTTCACAATTGTTGACGAGGGGAAGGATTGAGGATGTATGAGCAAGTTTGttcgagtgaggacctcggataTCATCCCGTCCTGGAGGATGCCCTTTCTAGAGCGATGGAACGATCAACGTGAGTGAACTTTTCTTTACCCATTTCTCAATTATTCTTTTACGTGTCATGATAATCCCTTTTGCGCTTTCTCCAATGGTTGCTTGGTATCCCGAGGCAGTCCTACACTTAGAGGGGTAGATCAGGCGCTTGGATGCAAAGTTTCCGCATCGTCTCCGGTCCTGGACCGTCATGTCCAAAAAACACTGGGTGGCTAAGAACCGTGGTGAGGCTTCTTCACTGCTCGTGCTTCACCTTTCGTGCTTCTTTCCAAACTCTAAGTGGCGATGTGTTGCATCTCTTGTGGTGGTGCAGGCCTTGGAgagaatatgcagatgaggcCACCCCATGATGGTAAGGCGGAGAGTAGGGGGGCTGATATGCAAGAAAAGGAAAGACAGGGCGGCCACTACTTGTCCAGATGAAACTGATGCTCTAGCATCTGGGTCGAATCCTGACGCTGAGGGGGAGGAAGAGGATAGAAGTCTGTTGAGGAGGAGGATGAGGTCCAGTATGAGAGATTTACACATACCTCAGTTGGAGGCTACTGAGTCCGGGACGACCGAGTCTGACAGGGGTAAAGAACCGGGGGCCATCGAGGAGAATGTTGATGTGGCTTCAAGTCACGGGGCTGGATTTGATGTGGCTTCTACTAGCAGGACCATTGAGCCCAATTGTTCGGAGTTCGGCACCTTCCAAGGACATGAGCATTCGGAGAGATTGGCGGCGCGAACGATCTGTTTCAGAAATACCCGGTCTCATCGAGAGAGTTAAGGGATGCCGAAGGGATGATCGGTGTCACGGACGGTACTCCTTTTAGTGGGGGAGGTTTTATTGCCAACATCTTTGATGGCATGACTGATGGGGCTGACCTCGACGTTTTCTGGTGTCATCAAAAAGGCAAAGAGGTCCCTGCAGTAGGTGATAGTTCTCCCTTACGTATTCCTTTTTTGTTCCcgagcattatttgtcatctccCTTAATTTTTTCGTTGTGTCGAAGTGTAAGGAGGCATACGATCACGCCATCCTTCGACTTCATGAGGAGCTTTCTGGCTGGGAGAAGGAGCGCGACACCATTGCTTCAAAACTTCAAGACTCAGAGGCCCGTGGAGCTCGAGGAGATAAAGAGTTGGGGGAGCTTCGGGTTTCTTTGGAGGTGGCTCTTCGAGAGAAGGACGCTCTTGTTGCTTAGGTACTCTACCTTGCTCGCACCTGCTTTTTCACTTAGAATCCACACATGTTCCGTTATTCTCATAAGCATCGTCCTACCTTTCGCTGTAGGTTGAACAGAGCAGCTCGCAGATCAGCCAGTTGGAGGTGGAGATCTCCGGGCTGAAGGAGCGGGGCGAGGCTGAGGCCAGTGAATTGGCGATCTCTCAGGGCCTTCTTTTGGACACTCATTGAGAGATTACTACTTTGCCTGCGGCTAAGTCGGGGCTGAGAGAGATGCTGCTGCTTACAAGGACGATGCGGCTTCCATGCATGCAATGGTTCATGACATATCTCTAGCGACTGAGTAGAAGCTGGTCCGGGTTGCAGAGCATGCGAAAGCAAAGGCAAAGAAGGAGGTCTTGGAAGGACTCGAGACTAGAGGCTTTGAGCTATCTACCGATCCGGCGGAGGCTCGTGAGACGGAGGTAAAACTGGTGCTTTTGATTGTCCCCGACGGGGGTGAAGATGATAGTGGTGAGGAGTTGTCTCCAAGACTCTTTTCTATATTTCCTCTTTCTGTTTTATTTGCTTTCTCTCCCGGGAGACCGATAGTGTAAAAAACATTTTCTCTTTTCGTTAATGCACGATAGGAATTTTTATTCTGCCAGTTCTTTCTTGTcactttcccttttttttcttttgctttcgaGCATCGGGTGTTGGCCCTATGATGCCTTCCTGCGGGACGGGCCGAGGGCCCCGAGGATAGCCACGCCTTGAGGTTGCGTCAATGGCTTCTCCGAACCAATACTCTTGACGTCGAGGATTTCCCAAGGTCCCTTGATTTCATAAGTCTTGTGTGAGCCCGAGGTGGTTCTTCCGGTACACTCCCTAAGGAGAAGATAATGTTTAATGCGGCAAGAATTTATTGGCCTTCTTTGGGCGATTAAGAAGTTGCTGCCTGGCCTTTATATATTTATCTGTCCGCCCTTCAAGCGGTGATTTTGCAGTTTCTTTTCAAGCCTGACTCATTTGTAGAGCCTGGCGCTTTGTGCGAGTTGCTCCATTTCTTTGCTTTAGAGAGTTCTTGTCTGGATCCTCCCCTTCTTCTCCTTGTTCCGTCGTGGCCATGGCAGCTGCTTTGACATCTGATCCTCGGACGAAGGGGACCTCTCCCTATGTTCCTCTTTTGTTGGCACTAGCGACCTTCTACCGATGTCGGGGGAACGATACCTGGAGTGTGCTGCCTCGAAGAAGGTCGCCACACCGGGGAAGCCTCCCAATGTTCCAGGCCATCGGGAGCATGTGTCGATAATTGTCTCATCGGTGAGGGAGGAGAACCTTGGGGCGATCAGGAGAGAGTGCGGATGGGGGGAAGGCATGATTTTAAAAGTGCCCTCCCCCGAGGAGAGTGCCAAAACGTATGTTGAGGGTTTTTTTAGCGTGTATACCCACGTTCTTGTGTTGGGTCCCCCGTCCCCCCGATTGGGTCGTTCTTGATTTCTGTAGAAGGTATCAAGTGACATTGGCATAGGTCCATCCTTTCTTCTGGAGGATAGTGCAGTTGATGAGATATTTTGTTGATAAGGTCGGGATAGAGTTCACCCTTAATCACCTCATAAGGTTATACCGGCCATTGCGTTATCGGGGCATAGTTGCTCTTCAGCGTAGGTCCACTCAAACTCCTTCGATCGGCAGCAAGGAGGATGAGGACCGCGGATGGATGAATCGGTTCGTTCGAGTACGGACGACCGACATTATGCCTGGAGAATTTCGACCATTCCCAAAGAAATGGAATTCTACACGTAATTACTTTGTTCGCACTGCCTTTCTCTTCATACGAGGTTGGCCCCATAATGATGTCATATTGTCCTTTACTTATAGCAACTCATTGGTCGGCTGACGAGGTTCCTGGCTTAGCCGAGTGGTCTCATAGGCTAGCAGCTAGCTGGGCTCATGATAAGCGTCGGTGCCGAGATCTTTCgaaagggagatgggaggcgaagcaCTTTGGTATACGCCCGGCGTTTCCCCTCTTTTTTGGGGATGGATTCCCTTTTTTGACTCGCTTGATTTCTCTATCGCAGGTGCCGAGAGTTCACTCGAGGTGAGACTAGATTCCCCGAAGGAAGAGGGGAGATTACTGGCTCAAGTGTCAAGGAGCATCGGCGAAAGGAAAGATGTTCCTTGGTGCGAGAAGGCCTGCAGTGAGGTGCCCTCTCCGCAGCGGCTAAGGGGAGTGGTTTGGTAGGCCGGAAAGTTTCCGGGATTGATGCACCATCCGGAGTCACCTCGGCCCTCGGCGAGGCTCATCATCTCGGCCTCGTGGTACGTTTTCTGTCGTGGCACGAATGTTCTGGCCCCACACTCCTTTCTCTTCCATTTACTCACCCGGCTCTTCTTCCTCAGGCTTTTGATAGGCTCAAAACCACGTTGCTTTGTTGTGAGGCTCTATTGCGGGAGGCTCAAGAAATGGGAAGATCCCTGGAACTTCTTTGTGCGGCGAAGGAAAATGAGCTTGTATTCCGCGTTCAGGAAACCCTCCTAGAGATACAGGTATTCTGCGTTCCACGCTGGCCTGTATTCCCCTTTTCTATCTTGTCGTCTCTGATGTGTTGTTGTTTCAGTGGAAGGACAAGGTGCATGAGCTGGAAAAACTTTGGGGCGAGGTTGGCGTGGCCAAATGTGACTTTGATGAGCTGCAAGCGCATGTTAGTGCACATTCCAAGGCTAAAGAGAGGGCTCAAGCCGCGACATCAGCTCTCGAGGATAAAATTCAGGCCGTTCATGCAAGTGATTCTGCTCAAGCGAAGATGATCACGAGGCTCTCTTCCGAGCTATCAAGGGCAAAAACTGAGGTGGTGAACATCCGGGCCGAGGTTGTAATAAATAATACTAGGGCGGGGCGGGATATGGCGTCTCATTCAAGGAGTGCTGCTGCCGCTAGGGCCGAGCTTAAGAAGGCCTTGGATCGTGAAAAAAATAGCAGGGAGTACGAGAGGTGCAGGTCccggagggagaccctcgaggagattcatgcaaGAGGTTTTGATCTTTCGAAGGAGATCGAGCAAGCTAAAGGAGAGAACTTCGATGCCAAGTTCCTGATATCCGATGAGGAGGAGACCGTCAGGCCGTAGCCGCTAGAAAAAGGGGAAAGAATATTCCTTGCCTTCTTTGTTGTGTATATGTTGCTTTCATTATATCACGCAGGCCGAGATCGCGCCTCGCCATCAATATGTAATAATAGAGGGAACCTCGCAATCTATATCTTCTGATTTTTCGCTCGTTGGTGTTTCCATCAGGTCGATTTGATCCCAAATTCGCCCTTGGGCTTGTGTGCTTCAACTGTTTATGGGCTCAGTCTCCGAATTGTGTTACGATTAGAACTGTCATTGGCCCTTACATTTCATGGAGACTCTGGCGACAGTAGTACTTGTGTTGTGCCTGTAGGCATATTGCAATCTTCGAGCCCAGTCTCCGAGTTATGTTGTGATTCAAGCTTTAATTGGACCTTACATTTTATGGAGACCCAAGAAACAGTAGTACTTGTGCTGTGCCCATAGGCGTATCGCAATCTTCGGGCCAAGTCTTCGATTTGCGTTGCGATTCGATCTGTAATCGACCCTCAAATTACCTTAAATTTCCGGTTAGCGATAGTGTCTTCTCATTTCTCGCCCTTGGACGTTTGGCAGTTTTTGGGCCCAGTATCTGGGTCACGTTGCGATCCGAGCTATAATCGACCCTCGAATTATCTTAAATTTTCGGTGACGGTGGCACTTATGCCgcttggtcgtagagaccttttaactATGTGGCCCATAGtcttgtatagttaactattttggatcgggtctctgaatcgggttactATTCGacctcattttaatcctcaagttgtcataattttttagctggcgacaatggttcTTACACTGtctggtcgtagagaccttttcaatatgtggcccgtaggcttgcttagctggcgacaatggatcttacgcTGTATTTTGCCCGTGGGCTTTGTGTAGGTTTTGTATCCGCTCAATAAGGTCTTTTTGTAgtattttgcctgacccgtcgtcggttccagaggaacctcgatttcaagtcgttgtcggcGATGATTCGAGCACCttgtaaggttcatagctcgtaggtcaaGTAGATCGATACTTTTGCTTTTTTGGAGCCGACATTGTCGGGGCTCGTTTTTGCCTgtggagggaagcctgttttaaccggttctttccaaaTATATCGGAGTAATGGACTGCGATTTTTTCGTAACAGTCGGCCGTCCCCGAGTTATGTTATTTGGGTTGTATCAGCCGTTTCGAATGTAGTCGTATGTGTTTGgctgtagccatttttgatcccttaGTGATAGCTTAGGCGTCTACGTCGAgagtatgccctttagggattatTACAAGTGCGACGTGTAGCCTAAATATCagtattttcatgcctgttgaggtcttacagtttgtcatgcatgttgaggtcttacagtttgtcatgcctattgaggtcttacagtttgtagaaTTTATCTGGTTATGCCGAGGCTGCCCGttagggtcttacagttttggattttTCCAGTTGTATGGCGATTGATAGCgctctccgagtcatcgagtttgtttaagcttgaagacagcTTCTCGTGAGTTCCGAGTTGCCTTCCAAGGGCttgatgagcccggagttccgaccctaggGGTCGTGCAAGTTATTGAATTTCTTATATTAAGTATCCAAATATATTGGGGCTTATTTGACAGAGAAGCATTTGCCGAGAATATGTCGAAATAATCTTTCTCAAAACATGGAATGCCGAGAAGATATCCTTTATTGTTTGGAGCAGATATAGGCCATAATGAGATGACGAGAATGTATTCTTTGCTGCTCGGTATAGATGTAGGCCGAGATGGGATGCCGAAAATATATTCTTCACTGCTTGGCGTAGATAGAGGTTGTGATGGAATGccgaaaatatattttttatttctcgGCGTAGATATAGGTTGTAAGTACATACTGCCTAGTTGTCATGAGCTCGGCCCGCACGGGCTCGGCTCCTCCGATTGTCTGACCTGCTTGTATGGTTCTCTTTCGAGTCCTAGCCCGCCATTTATTGGCCCTTCTGAGAAGATGGTGCTCTTTTAAGAGAAAACTGTCACGCGTCCCCCAATTATAGGAGGAAAACCAGCAATCCCGTCGTAGCCCTTTCTGGAGAGCACGTTGCTATGCTAATAATTTTGTTGGCGAGACCTATGGGTTGCAAACCTGGTCGAGGAAAGAGAGCTTAGACGATCCTGCAAGGGCCTCGGATCTCCGAGTGGAGTTCAGGATTTATGAATGCCTTGGCTGACTTCCTGCATGTATGTTAGTAAAAAGAGAAGAGACAAACGAAGGAATGGAGCAATTCTTCCTTtctgcgggatacgtaggcaacattTCGGGTTTTGGCGCTGGTGCCGGCAGCTGGTTGGACGGTGAGGGATTTCCTCTCATCGCATGTAGCTTCTCATTGAATGCCTAAGTTCCACCCTTGTTGGGGGGTCCCATCCTCTTTGGCAAAGAGTTATTGAAATCGCCTCCGGGCAATGTACCCGTTGTCATTCGAATAACATGGCCACACTTCGCGGGCTCAACGCTCCAGTTCGAGACCCCGCGAGCTGTATGGAGGGACCTGCTTTGCTGATTTGTTGTGACGACCGGCATCCGGATCCATCAAAGGTTTGAAATGTGGGGGTGATCTGGTTCGTTGGTCCGAACTTCCCTATTGGCTTTGGCCCAACGTCGTTGGTTTAATTTGTTGAACACCTGCACTTATGAATACATGCTTTACTCGGAATAGGTTAAATGAGGGAAGGGATTACCAGCGCGTGAATACGAGGTCGAGGCGAAGTCTCGGTGTCCCTTCCTCCGGATGTATGGGTAGTCATTGGGTATATTCTCCAGATCCACATTTCCCTGGTGGTGGAtactttctttctgcatttttcgGACCTTTGAAGGGTGTCATCGCCCTTTTACTGTCGTGGAAATATGTTGTGGCTTATCGGCTTTATCTTTCCTGGTTTTTTTCCTTCCTGACCGCTCGATGATACTTGGTGGCGATCTCCATCGAATAGCACGATCGTCGTTCTCACGGGATGGCAGCCTCGTGCGCGCCCTGTGGTTCCTGCGCCGAGCCTATTTCTTTTTGCAAGGGTTTTGGTCGAATAGGTCCAGGCCGCCCGGCGCTCCCAGCTTAGCTTGTGGAGATCACGATGTTTGGTGTAGCGATACTGGAATCGAGGATGCTCGTTGAACCTGGGTCCATTGGAGGTTCCCCGAGGATGCTGCTCTCGGGCTATCTTCGTACCATTGCAGGGTGGTCTGCATCTAAGCTCACTCCCTCCATTTGTCGTGCATAGATGATACCTCCATCTGCTTTGTATCGAGTTCTTTGCCGGGAGTCGGTTTGGATATACCGAAACCGAGGAGGCTCTCGGACGGTTGTCCATGGGAGGCGGTTGTTGTAAGAGCTTCCATGAATCTGATTCGATCCTTTGGCGAGGTCCTcaagcatttttacgatggcggGATCAGCCACCGATCCATTGTTGCTTGACTTTCGAGCAATCGCTCGACAGGGAAAGCCGTCTCTGGTGCCGCCGTGCTGGGAGTCCTTGGGCGGCTTTGCAGCTGGTCTATAGCTGATTGTCGTGCCAGCAACATTTCAAAGATATCATGAAGATTGACTTCATGTTCTTCCCGGGCCAGGATGTTTTGAGCTTTCCATTGGTCAGCGAGTTGTATGCTATCATCAGTGCGTGAGGCTTCGTCGACTTGTTGCGTGCCTCGCGAGCCCGGCTCCGCTTGaattgacccaaaaggttatcaaTGTCTTGTGGTGTCGCGCCAACTGTTAGAACAGCCATACTGCTTCCGCTATGGTTCTTGGGGTAGTTGTTCTCGATTTTGCTTACTGAGCCAGACATTAACCTAAAATCGAAAGTTCTTGGACAAGAAACGTGTGAAAAGATAAAGTGCGTTTGggtgacgaaaccagcaagaaaataatcactatatTTTTatccccacagtgggcgccaaactgtttaccataaaaatggtaacaataattaaatttgtaaatgggattctaaaaatacgtgatctattcttgaACTAGTTTTTACGGCAGTTGATGCTTGAAATGCTAAGTGCGAAGATAAGACGTGGGCTAAGACGAAGTAGTAAGCAAACCGAAGGGGCCTGTTGCCCGAGCGTGGAGCAGATCGATGGAGACCTTGGGGCCGAGGCTCGATCCAGGACCGAGCTATCGGGGACAGTCGGGGAAGGGATAACAAGCAAAAATACGATTAGGTAAGGCTCTTTATCGCTATTGCACAGCTAGACGAGCGTAGAACAAGTAAGAGAATAATGAACGTGAAGTGGCCTCGGGCCAATGGGAACAAATGGCttagaagaaaggagagagagagatattattggacttatggagaaatggagcaacatcagtccttaacaaagtggtatgggttccccttatataggcaGGGGAACACGACATGATACATaatgcattaaatgtaaagacacGGGGATAGGACGGCTAGGCATGGCGTGGTGCCAGGGCCTATTGACTCTAGCTGCTCGTCTCGGGAGTTCCCCATCTTTGTAATTCTTGCTGGGTCGCGAACGGACCCTTGAGCCTCGGACCTACTGCAGGACCGCGGATGATCCTCGATATAGAGAGCCCGATCCTGATCTCACAACCTCGAGGTGTCGCCTCGCTATTCCGAATAGGCCTTAATGGCGGGAGATGGATTGTCCTGATTTCGCCATACACACTTATATCAATTTTTAAGACAAAAGTGTTAAGAATGGGGTAGAAGGGACACTTTTGTAATTATTGTTAAGGACATAATTTTTAAAACCCATAAAGTTTTATTATATACAAAAAAGTCCCCTTCCTCCTCCACCCCTATTCCTCATCCCactcctcccctcctcctcctcctgtTCCTGCCACTCCTCATCCCCCCCCTGTTCCTCTATCTCGCAATGCTCCTTTCTATCCCCCGCCACTCCTAATCCTCAAACATTTAGGAAGAGGTTTCAAATTTCTAGAGAAATGTTTAAAACATCTACTGAGGTGTTTCAAACATCAGCACACATCTGTGGGGATGTTTGAAACATCTATGAAAAAAAGATCAATGAGAACAACactagaaaaaagaaagaagcagAAGAAATATCTCGATGGATGTTTCAAACATCACAGGGGTGTTCAAACATCCGGAATATATTTCAAACATTACTAAACATCCCAGGAGATGTTTCAAACATCCAGAAGATGTTTCAAACATCCCGAGATATGTTTTCAAATAACCCCGGGATGTTTCAGCAGAATACTCATTTATGGGGATGTCTCAAAAAATCTCGAGGGTATTTCGCAAAATACACACTTTGTAAAATTTCATAGTTTTCTCTTTCTCTCGTATATTTTAAACCACtagaagaaatgaaaaataaaaaaaaagaatataaaaaagagaTGAAGagggaaataagaaaaagacaaggaagaaaatgaagaagaagaagatgacatagACAAACAAGCAGCAAGAGCATCAACAAAAGTTGAACAGAAAGAAGAAAGTAAGGAAGGAGAATAAGAGAATGAGGAAGAGAAAGatgaaagaaggagaagaagaagtaaAGCGGAGAAATAAgcgaaaaatgaaaatttgaaataatttGAACGAGTATGGAATTTTAAaatgttttaaaattttaatatttACCCACAACTTTTATTATTTATAATCTGAACCCTGAACCCCTTTAATTACACAGTCTTATATTCTTACACAAGACTTCAAAAGTCTTTTTTACCTCATTCTTCCACGTTTATGGGGGTTGTTTGGTCGTATTCTACGACAAAACTGAAGAGAAAGCCGATATAAAAcctatatatatcaccttttgaaaagtcaaagaggttCTAGCTTGGCTTCCTAGCATTGGCCCTTCTTCCGACACGTATATCTTGTTATCCAGATGTCGTATGAACAAACGGTTATGAgagttataaactaaattccaAGACATTCAATTTTGTATATAATATGTCACAAAAAGACCTCACATAACACACAAAATGTATTTCTCAAAAAGCTTTAGCGACACACCTACTGGTCACATATGCAGTCTGCAGAGTCTAGCCaaactgcaaatatctctctactccgatgtcgtatcgatgaacggtttaatgttttagaaactagactcgtatatCTTCAATTTTATATGTGAATCATCCCGTAGTTCAAATCAAATTGGGAGAAAAGATCTTCTACATTTGACCTcattttcagcacatttatgaatgtaacttgtgatgaccttagccaacttttgttccacaactcgcttgaattCAAAAGATAACACACAACTATTATACGACTAAAATAAATCATAATATAACCTTCTTATaatgttaagcaccctagtctTACCCCAAAAGTGCATGTTATAACATTTccaacttgtcgacattcgacgaaacttattttcttcaatttgtttagcttctaagccttccaaccctcttggtacttctTATTCATGAACTTAAATATTTGTAATCTCcacggtaacatgattaacttactttatg
This region includes:
- the LOC138875298 gene encoding uncharacterized protein, producing MIGVTDGTPFSGGGFIANIFDGMTDGADLDVFWCHQKGKEVPACKEAYDHAILRLHEELSGWEKERDTIASKLQDSEARGARGDKELGELRVSLEVALREKDALVEQSSSQISQLEVEISGLKERGEAEAKHAKAKAKKEVLEGLETRGFELSTDPAEARETEVKLVLLIVPDGGEDDSGAESSLEVRLDSPKEEGRLLAQVSRSIGERKDVPWCEKACSEAFDRLKTTLLCCEALLREAQEMGRSLELLCAAKENELVFRVQETLLEIQWKDKVHELEKLWGEVGVAKCDFDELQAHVSAHSKAKERAQAATSALEDKIQAVHASDSAQAKMITRLSSELSRAKTEVVNIRAEVVINNTRAGRDMASHSRSAAAARAELKKALDREKNSREYERCRSRRETLEEIHARGFDLSKEIEQAKGENFDAKFLISDEEETVRP